Part of the Sphingobacterium sp. LZ7M1 genome, CTTAAATATCCTATTGATATCCTCGATCATTTTGGTGAGACTGAAATCCTCAAATTCAATCTTTAACATCCCTGAATCGATCTTGGACAGATCGAGGATGTCATTGATGATAAGCAATAGGGAATGAGAAGCATTGTCCAGCCTTTTTAACCAATCTTTTTGTTCAACGGTGAGTTCCGAACTCTTGAACATATGCATTATCCCCATAATCCCATTAATGGGAGTCCGGATTTCATGGCTCATATTGGCTAGGAATATCTCTTTGGATTTTCTGGCTTGAATGGCCTCTTCACGTGTTTTGAGCAGTTCAATCTTGGATTCCTCCAGTTCCTTATTCTTTTGGATAAGTTCTTGTTGGATCAAGATCTGTTGAACGAATGACTTAACCTTTGCTATGGTAATCTCTGGGTTCAGCGGTTTATATAAATAATCTACTGCGCCGCTTTCCAGGCCTTTCAATAGGTATTTGTCTTCCTTAGAAATAGCGGTGACCATGATTGCCATGATATGGCTAGTCTTGGGGTTAGATTTTAAAAGGGATACGAATTCGAATCCATTTATTTCTGGCATCTGTACATCGACCAGGGCAATTGAGATATCATCCTTCCAACAGATTTTCAGGGCTTCATTAGGGTCTGTAGAGCTCACGATGTTGACATGGTCAACTTCCTGAAGCAGCGCATGCAGACTGATGATGTTTTCTTCCTTATCATCCAATATCAGAATATTGATCGTTTTCATAGGTGACATTACTTTAATTGACTGAAATAATCTACGATATGTTGATTTGAAATGACTTGCACTTTTTTAGAGACCTGTGTTCCAGCCAAGGGCATGGTGTCAATAATGGCTTCTTTGGGGTCTTGGACATAACATGCTGCACCTTGATCAACCATGGCCTTCAGGCCGGATGATCCATCGTTGTTGGCTCCTGAAAGAAGAAAAGCAGTCGCATCCTTGTTGTAAACAGCCGCTACAGAGTCGAAAAACACATCGATAGAAGGTCTTGAAAACTGTACGGGGTCTGAAATGTCCAAGGAAAATATATAATCTGGTTCTACCAGTGTATGGTAGCCCGGGGGAGCGAAATAAATATGGTTTTCCAAAATTGGCAGTTTATCACGTACCGAAATAACATTCCGGTTCAATCTTTTAGATAAACTCGTTTCGATTTTAGTTTCGTATTTCGAATTTCTATGCAATACAATGACAATAGCATCGGCAAATTTGCTGGGCAGATGATCGAGGATTTCCACGATCAATTCATAAGCGCCTGCAGAGCCACCAATTACTATGATATGTTTTGCCAGGTTTTCCATTTCTATTTTATTTTTTGATAGATGTTGTACTCCTTGTCGATGACCTTAAAATTATCCATAATCTCATGCCTCATTAAAGTCTCTTTTGTACCTAGGCATAAAAATCCAAACAGTGCCAAGGATTGGTAAAATAGGTTGATGACATGTTCCTGAAGTTTGAGATCAAAATAAATCAGTACATTTCTGCACGTTATTAATTGGAACTCATTAAAGACTTGATCGGTTGCCAGGTTATGGGTTGAGAACAGGATGTTTTGCCTCAGGTCATGGTTAATGATCGCTGCATCATATCTTGCCGTATAATAGTTGGAAAGACTTTCTGTTGAGTTGTATGCATTGAAGTTGTCAGAATATTCCTTGAATTTATTGATGGGATAGATCCCTTTTTTGGCAACTTCGAGCACTTTACTGTTGATGTCGGTTCCATAAATAAAAGCACGGTCACTTAGATTGTTTTCCTTTAACAGAATGGCCAGGGAATAAACCTCTTCACCGGTTGAACAACCTGCACTCCATATTTTTATCCTAGGGAAAGTCTGTAAGTAGGGGATGATATCCTTGTTGAGTTTGTTGAAGAATCCAGGGTCCCGAAACATTTCAGTCACATTTACCGTGACTTCCTGTATGAAATATTGCTGGAATCCCTCAACGTTGACCAATGCATTCTTTAAATCCACCATATCCATGTCCTCCAGGTTCATGATACGTTGGATTCTGCGTTTCAATGAAGAGCGAGTATATCCGGACAGATCAAAATCTGACACATTCTTCAATAGAAAGACAATTTCTTCTACTTCTGAAAAACTCAATTCATTGGAATCTCTTAACTCAGCCATACTTGCATTAATGATACTAATTTATCAAGGTCGATGGGTTTGCTCACATAATCGTTTGCTCCCAATTCAATGGATTTTTCCCGATCTCCCTTCATTGCCTTCGCCGTAACGGCGATAATAGGCAGGTCTTTAAATTTCTTGTTTTTCCTGATTTCTTGGATGGCCTCATAACCATCCATCTCTGGCATCATGATATCCATCAGGACGATGTCCACTTCCTTTTGCTCATCGTTAATGATGTTTAAAGCTTCCAGGCCGTTGTTGGCAATCTCAATCTGCATGTTATATTGCTGTAGCGATGAGGTCAATGCAAATACATTTCGCATATCGTCATCTGCTATTAGCACCGTTTTATGATCCAATGTGCTTGTTCCATAATTTTCTTTAGGACCAATCTTCTCTGGATGCTTGATCGGATTATATGCCGGAGCAGATAGCTTGTTTAAGAAAA contains:
- a CDS encoding chemotaxis protein CheB; the encoded protein is MENLAKHIIVIGGSAGAYELIVEILDHLPSKFADAIVIVLHRNSKYETKIETSLSKRLNRNVISVRDKLPILENHIYFAPPGYHTLVEPDYIFSLDISDPVQFSRPSIDVFFDSVAAVYNKDATAFLLSGANNDGSSGLKAMVDQGAACYVQDPKEAIIDTMPLAGTQVSKKVQVISNQHIVDYFSQLK
- a CDS encoding protein-glutamate O-methyltransferase CheR, with amino-acid sequence MAELRDSNELSFSEVEEIVFLLKNVSDFDLSGYTRSSLKRRIQRIMNLEDMDMVDLKNALVNVEGFQQYFIQEVTVNVTEMFRDPGFFNKLNKDIIPYLQTFPRIKIWSAGCSTGEEVYSLAILLKENNLSDRAFIYGTDINSKVLEVAKKGIYPINKFKEYSDNFNAYNSTESLSNYYTARYDAAIINHDLRQNILFSTHNLATDQVFNEFQLITCRNVLIYFDLKLQEHVINLFYQSLALFGFLCLGTKETLMRHEIMDNFKVIDKEYNIYQKIK